Below is a window of Picosynechococcus sp. PCC 7002 DNA.
CCATGTGATCCGCACCAAAGCTAACCCCACGGCCCTCATGGAAGCCTGCCGGAATAATCCCCATGTGGTGTTAGGGGGAAGTGGAGACATGGGTTTTATTTTCCCGGAGTTGCACCCTGGCTTTGATGCGATGTTTACGATCGCCAAATTAATTGAGATGTTGACCATCCAAGAGCGATCACTCGGTCAAATTCGGGCAGAATTACCGATCGTTTTCCACAAGTCTTACACGATGCGCTGTCCCTGGCGGGTAAAGGGAGCTTTAATGCGGCACTTAGTTGAAATCCATGAGAGCGATCGCCTGGTGTTGATCGATGGCGTCAAAATTATTGATCCGGTTTCGGATAACTGGGTGCTGGTGCTGCCCGACGCTGGGGAACCATTAGTACATATTTACGTCAACAGTGAAAGCCGGGAATGGGTCGAAGAATCCTTGCGGGATTATCGCCACAAGGTGCAGAGCTTCATCGAACGGGAACAAAACGGCGATATGCCGGAATTTTAGGACGCGGTTTTACGACCATGGTCGGGACAAGGGGGCGCGGAGATTGTCCGGTCTAACCATCCTTGGGCCTGTTCTAGATGTTGCAGGGCGGCGGCGGGATTGTCATTCAACAAAAAAACCAGAGCCGCAGATAAATGTTGTTGGGCTTGGACTTTACGGTTGCCTTTTAATCTGTGCCAATCATTGGGGGCGATCGCCAACTTTGCAGCGAGGGCTTGGGCCAGTTCTAGCGCATCAATGGCTGTTAAATCAGACGTTAAACTATGCATCACAACACTAATTTCTAGGATATTCAACAAAAAAAGAAGGCCTTTGGGCCTCCCTCTAGTCTACCGAGTGCGGCCCTAGACCGTCATAATGTCTTTTTCTTTGATCTTGAGCAGGTCATCGATTTTTGTCGTAAACTCGTCCGTCACCTTCTGGATATCGTCCTGTAAGCTACGGGATTCATCCTCGGAAATGTCGCTATTTTTCTCCTGTTTGCGCACATCATCAATGGCATCACGGCGAATATTGCGGAGGGCAACTTTTCCTTCTTCAGCTAATTTTCCAGCCGTTTTGACCAATTCTTGACGGCGCTCCTTCGTCAGCGGCGGAATATTTAAGCGGATATTTGTCCCATCATTGTTGGGGGTCAGACCCAAATCAGACATGGAAATGGCCCGCTCCACATCACTCAAACTACCCCGATCAAAGGGTTGGATCATGATAGTGCTGGAGTCGGGTGTCGAAATACTCGCCAACGATTTTAGGGGAGTTTCTGCACCGTAATATTCCACCGTAATCCGGTCGAGGAGGGAGGCGCTGGCTCTCCCTGTCCGGAGGGTATTAAAAGACCGCTGGGTTGCCTCAATGGTCTTTTGCATATTTTCTCTAAGTTCACTTAACTGCACAGGAACCTCCCACGATTGTTC
It encodes the following:
- a CDS encoding DUF6439 family protein — translated: MHSLTSDLTAIDALELAQALAAKLAIAPNDWHRLKGNRKVQAQQHLSAALVFLLNDNPAAALQHLEQAQGWLDRTISAPPCPDHGRKTAS
- the frr gene encoding ribosome recycling factor; the protein is MQLSELRENMQKTIEATQRSFNTLRTGRASASLLDRITVEYYGAETPLKSLASISTPDSSTIMIQPFDRGSLSDVERAISMSDLGLTPNNDGTNIRLNIPPLTKERRQELVKTAGKLAEEGKVALRNIRRDAIDDVRKQEKNSDISEDESRSLQDDIQKVTDEFTTKIDDLLKIKEKDIMTV